A stretch of the Flavobacterium aquiphilum genome encodes the following:
- a CDS encoding methyltransferase domain-containing protein produces the protein MLVNTRHRTDDPEIMDNFDLKGDVLIQTLDKIARINQLLGGNRLTIRGVEKMLEKERSSKLITIVDVGCGNGDMLRRLADLGIRNNWNLKLIGVDANAFTINYAAGLSEKYSNISYRCEDIFDESFNEVKYDIVLCTLTLHHFKNEEIFKLLALFNRNSRLGFVVNDLHRNVVAYRLFQMLCFVFRMNGMAKKDGLVSILRGFKKEELIAFSKKLSFKKYSVQWKWAFRYQWIVEK, from the coding sequence GTGCTTGTAAATACGAGACATAGAACAGATGATCCTGAAATAATGGATAATTTTGATTTAAAAGGTGATGTTTTGATACAAACATTGGATAAAATTGCCAGAATAAATCAGCTTCTTGGAGGAAATCGATTAACTATAAGAGGTGTTGAAAAAATGCTTGAAAAAGAGCGATCTTCAAAATTGATTACTATCGTTGATGTAGGTTGTGGTAATGGTGATATGTTGCGGAGATTGGCCGATTTAGGTATTCGAAATAATTGGAATCTAAAATTGATTGGTGTAGATGCCAATGCTTTTACAATAAATTATGCGGCAGGTTTATCTGAAAAATATTCAAATATTAGTTATCGGTGTGAGGATATTTTTGACGAATCTTTTAATGAAGTAAAGTATGATATTGTTCTTTGTACTTTAACGTTACATCATTTTAAAAATGAAGAAATTTTTAAATTGTTGGCGTTGTTCAATAGAAATTCAAGACTTGGTTTTGTTGTAAATGATTTACATCGAAATGTGGTGGCTTATCGATTGTTTCAGATGCTTTGTTTTGTTTTTCGAATGAACGGAATGGCTAAAAAGGATGGTTTGGTTTCGATTTTGAGAGGATTCAAAAAGGAAGAATTGATTGCTTTTTCAAAGAAATTAAGTTTTAAAAAATACAGTGTTCAATGGAAATGGGCTTTTCGTTACCAATGGATCGTTGAAAAATAA
- a CDS encoding type III polyketide synthase, translating to MSVKIKCVAKQLPSFSRTTEEILPFLDIWLEGQDERFIRKVKKIFEGAGVDKRYSIMDPIGVFEKTSFEEKNDIYIREVIDLGEKVLSKALKKANWLPEDLDYIITVSCTGIMIPSLDAYLINSLKLKQDIVRLPVTEMGCAAGISGIIYAKNFLQANPGKKAAVIAIESPTATFQLDDFSMANIVSAAIFGDGAACILLSSVEDEEGPEILADEMYHFYDNIHMMGFKLTNSGLQMILDIEVPETITSHFGDIIHPFLKKNNLGIEEIDHLIFHPGGKKIVQIVEDLFFEHGKDIGDTKEVLKLYGNMSSATVLYVLERFMDKKPEKGSKGLMLSFGPGFSAQRVLLQF from the coding sequence ATGAGTGTAAAAATAAAATGTGTTGCTAAGCAATTGCCTAGTTTTTCTAGGACTACTGAAGAAATTCTTCCATTTTTGGATATTTGGCTGGAAGGTCAAGATGAACGTTTTATTCGAAAAGTAAAAAAAATATTTGAAGGAGCCGGAGTTGATAAACGCTATTCGATTATGGATCCGATTGGGGTTTTTGAAAAGACCTCATTTGAAGAAAAGAATGATATTTATATTCGGGAAGTAATTGATTTAGGGGAAAAAGTCCTGAGTAAAGCTTTAAAAAAAGCAAATTGGTTACCTGAGGATTTGGATTATATAATCACTGTCAGCTGTACTGGGATTATGATTCCATCGCTTGATGCTTATTTGATTAATAGTTTGAAACTGAAGCAGGATATAGTAAGGTTACCGGTTACTGAAATGGGTTGTGCAGCAGGAATTTCGGGAATTATTTATGCTAAGAATTTTCTCCAGGCTAATCCGGGTAAAAAAGCAGCTGTTATCGCAATAGAAAGCCCGACTGCTACGTTTCAACTGGATGATTTTTCGATGGCAAATATTGTGAGCGCAGCAATTTTTGGTGATGGTGCGGCTTGTATTTTGCTTTCGTCGGTGGAAGATGAGGAAGGGCCTGAAATTTTAGCTGATGAGATGTATCATTTCTATGACAATATCCACATGATGGGGTTTAAACTCACCAATTCTGGTTTGCAAATGATTTTGGATATCGAGGTGCCTGAAACTATAACTTCTCATTTTGGAGATATCATTCATCCGTTTTTGAAAAAGAATAATTTGGGAATAGAGGAAATAGATCATTTGATTTTCCATCCCGGAGGAAAAAAAATAGTTCAGATTGTTGAAGATCTTTTTTTTGAGCATGGAAAAGATATAGGTGATACCAAAGAAGTTTTGAAGCTTTATGGAAATATGTCTAGTGCGACTGTATTGTATGTTTTAGAGCGATTTATGGATAAAAAACCAGAGAAAGGCTCAAAAGGATTAATGTTGAGTTTTGGGCCCGGGTTTTCAGCTCAAAGGGTTTTGTTGCAGTTTTAG
- a CDS encoding 3-hydroxyacyl-ACP dehydratase FabZ family protein — protein sequence MEKADIISKLPYSKPFLFVDEIIKIDENGVEGEFTFDENLDFYKGHFKDNPVTPGVILTEVMAQIGVVCLGVFLLNENIKLKPLIALTSTNIEFLKAVYPNEKVIVVSKKNYFRFGKLKCEVSMKNQNGEIVCNGTISGMIV from the coding sequence ATGGAAAAAGCAGATATAATTTCAAAATTACCGTATTCAAAGCCATTTCTATTTGTGGATGAAATTATCAAAATTGATGAAAATGGAGTAGAGGGGGAATTTACTTTTGATGAAAATCTGGATTTCTATAAAGGTCATTTTAAAGATAACCCTGTTACGCCAGGGGTGATTTTGACTGAGGTTATGGCGCAGATTGGAGTGGTTTGTTTGGGTGTGTTTTTGTTAAATGAAAATATTAAATTAAAACCATTAATTGCTTTAACATCAACTAATATTGAATTTTTAAAAGCTGTTTATCCTAACGAAAAAGTAATAGTGGTTTCGAAAAAAAACTATTTTAGATTTGGGAAATTAAAATGTGAAGTAAGCATGAAAAACCAAAATGGAGAAATAGTTTGCAACGGAACAATTTCAGGAATGATTGTTTAA
- a CDS encoding beta-ketoacyl-[acyl-carrier-protein] synthase family protein, producing the protein MKNRVVITGLGVVAPNGVGLDAFLHSIKNGISGIRHFEELERLKFSCQIAGMPNVSSELASQYFSELELKNFNATGILYGVIAGIDAWKDAGLSIEKLDEPDWDSGTVFGAGTSGIDKFRESIYKIDELKVRSLGSTTVIQTMNSGVSAYLAGKLGLGNLVTTNSSACTTGTESILMAYDRIKSGQAKRILAGSTSDSGPYVWGGFDAMRVCNSKSNDLPETGSRPMSESASGFVPASGAGAMVLEDLEMALARGARIYAEVLGGNLNSGGQRGSGSLTAPNPLAVQKCIQNAVKNAGIASQDVDAINGHLTATSKDSLEILNWSLALNRKGDNFPYINSLKSMIGHCLSAAGSIESVASVLQLYHGFVFPNRNCEDLHREITEIIDSSRIPQKMIEKDLKIILKASFGFGDVNGCVVFKKITT; encoded by the coding sequence ATGAAGAACCGCGTTGTTATTACTGGTTTAGGTGTGGTTGCTCCAAATGGGGTGGGACTTGATGCATTTTTACATTCGATAAAAAACGGAATTTCTGGAATTAGGCATTTTGAGGAATTGGAAAGATTGAAATTTTCTTGTCAGATTGCCGGAATGCCCAATGTTTCTTCTGAATTGGCATCTCAATATTTTTCGGAACTTGAACTTAAGAATTTTAACGCAACTGGTATTTTATATGGAGTTATTGCTGGAATTGACGCTTGGAAAGATGCTGGTTTGTCAATTGAAAAACTTGACGAACCTGATTGGGACAGCGGAACTGTTTTTGGTGCAGGTACTTCGGGAATTGATAAATTTCGGGAGAGTATTTATAAAATTGATGAATTAAAAGTCAGGAGTTTGGGTAGTACTACGGTAATTCAGACCATGAATAGTGGCGTAAGTGCCTATTTGGCCGGGAAATTAGGGTTAGGAAATTTGGTAACAACCAATTCTTCTGCTTGTACAACTGGAACGGAAAGCATTCTTATGGCGTATGACCGAATAAAATCGGGGCAAGCCAAAAGAATTCTTGCGGGAAGTACGAGTGATTCGGGACCTTATGTTTGGGGAGGATTTGATGCTATGAGGGTTTGTAATTCTAAATCTAATGATTTACCTGAAACGGGATCGAGACCTATGTCTGAAAGTGCTTCGGGCTTTGTACCTGCGAGTGGTGCCGGTGCGATGGTTCTGGAAGATTTGGAAATGGCATTAGCGAGAGGAGCTAGAATTTATGCTGAAGTTTTAGGAGGTAATTTAAATTCAGGAGGTCAAAGAGGATCAGGTTCATTGACTGCTCCTAATCCTCTTGCTGTCCAAAAATGTATTCAGAATGCAGTGAAAAACGCCGGAATTGCATCTCAAGATGTAGATGCTATTAATGGACATCTTACCGCGACTTCAAAAGATAGTCTTGAAATTTTGAATTGGAGTTTAGCTTTGAATAGAAAAGGAGACAATTTTCCTTACATCAATTCGTTAAAATCTATGATAGGGCATTGTTTGTCGGCTGCAGGAAGTATAGAAAGTGTGGCGAGCGTTTTGCAATTGTATCATGGATTTGTTTTTCCAAACCGAAATTGTGAAGATTTGCACCGAGAAATTACTGAAATCATTGATTCGTCCAGAATTCCACAAAAAATGATTGAAAAAGATTTGAAAATTATTTTGAAAGCCAGTTTTGGATTTGGAGATGTAAATGGGTGTGTGGTCTTTAAGAAAATAACAACTTAG
- a CDS encoding phosphopantetheine-binding protein, whose amino-acid sequence MDREATLEQLKSIVKPYIQNQEAFDAISEETDFVNDLKINSANLVDVILDIEEKFDIMIDNETMKKMVTVKSAIGIIEDELVKK is encoded by the coding sequence ATGGATAGAGAAGCAACATTAGAACAGTTAAAAAGTATAGTAAAGCCTTATATTCAAAATCAGGAAGCTTTTGATGCAATTTCAGAAGAAACTGATTTTGTAAATGATTTGAAAATAAATTCGGCAAATTTGGTTGATGTTATATTAGATATTGAAGAGAAATTCGATATCATGATCGATAATGAGACAATGAAAAAAATGGTCACTGTAAAATCGGCTATCGGAATCATTGAAGATGAATTGGTGAAAAAATGA
- a CDS encoding 4'-phosphopantetheinyl transferase family protein, producing MIGNDIVDLDLALKESNWKRKGFLDKIFSPDEQCLILNYYKPELMVWNLWSRKEAAYKIYNRITGIREYFPQKLQCHYENEKSGIVSVEGFVFHTQTQVSAEYIYTIAVTQIPIFDKIKALDSLENVKKENGIPFILNSSSNTVIPVSITHHGRFQRAITIQ from the coding sequence ATGATTGGAAATGATATAGTTGATCTTGATTTAGCCCTTAAAGAAAGTAATTGGAAAAGAAAAGGTTTTTTGGATAAAATTTTTTCTCCAGATGAGCAATGCTTGATTCTAAATTATTACAAGCCAGAGCTAATGGTTTGGAATTTATGGAGCAGGAAAGAGGCAGCGTATAAAATCTATAATCGAATCACTGGGATTAGGGAGTATTTTCCGCAAAAATTACAGTGCCATTATGAGAATGAAAAATCAGGAATCGTTTCTGTCGAAGGATTTGTTTTTCATACTCAAACACAAGTTTCAGCAGAATATATTTATACAATTGCTGTTACTCAAATTCCGATTTTTGATAAAATAAAAGCTTTGGATTCTTTGGAAAATGTAAAAAAAGAGAATGGAATTCCGTTTATTTTGAATAGTTCTTCAAATACAGTAATTCCCGTCTCTATTACTCATCACGGTCGTTTTCAGAGAGCGATAACAATTCAGTGA
- a CDS encoding 3'-5' exonuclease, with translation MLDWLKNINKEYPDFWKTYLSKFEQKSKRYVVFTTETSGLSPEHDVILSIGSFAIVNNKILIGDSFESILLQYKYFHDNGLSNEFILESKMKKLSEPEAIRSFIEYIGNAVLIGHHVDFDVDMINSALARLDCGRLKNEALDIDVMYRKLVDINDKQFSLDELSEIFKLPKSYRKSPSEDAYTIALLFLKLKNRLGIK, from the coding sequence ATGCTGGATTGGCTGAAAAATATAAATAAAGAATACCCTGATTTTTGGAAAACTTATCTTTCTAAGTTTGAACAAAAATCAAAACGATATGTTGTTTTCACAACAGAAACTTCGGGATTGAGCCCAGAACATGATGTTATTTTATCAATTGGTTCCTTTGCCATTGTAAATAACAAAATCCTTATCGGCGACAGTTTCGAATCTATTTTACTGCAATACAAATATTTTCATGACAATGGATTGTCAAATGAATTTATATTGGAAAGCAAAATGAAAAAATTGAGCGAACCTGAAGCCATTCGTTCTTTTATTGAATATATCGGGAATGCTGTTTTGATTGGACATCATGTAGATTTTGACGTCGACATGATAAACAGTGCACTGGCAAGATTGGATTGTGGACGATTAAAAAACGAAGCTTTAGATATCGACGTAATGTATAGAAAACTTGTAGACATCAACGATAAACAATTCTCGCTTGACGAATTGTCGGAGATCTTTAAACTACCTAAAAGCTATAGAAAATCACCTTCTGAAGATGCTTATACTATTGCGTTATTATTTTTAAAACTAAAAAACAGATTAGGAATCAAATAA
- a CDS encoding DUF294 nucleotidyltransferase-like domain-containing protein, producing MNTIAENIADFLKEYPPFDNLTFQELSAIATNIRVLNVEKNETLFQINDKLHDCFYVVASGIIHLSVIADAEETLLNKCHPGDILGLRPFFAKNNYMMTAKAREESIIYAIPIATFRPFVANNPDVLNFLLESFATNTWNPKDKENPRGKLSSDNVVYIDQKSEMQYFQSLTYNRSPLTATINDTAKDVALRMTENMSTSVIICDNQLPIGIVTHTDLCSKIATGLFPLSVTMKAIMSSPVVTVVENVSLAEAQLVMLKNSVTHLCVTSDGTDKSPVKGVISEHDLIIAQANNPGVLIKEIKRSSSAKDLKLIRDRLTELIQNSIYKNIPLSNINNIASEINSAILKRAVELSILDLGSPPARFAWLSIGSQGRKEQLLLTDQDSILIFEDVAPEKYRDVRDYFLKLAKRTTATLEKVGYELCPNGHMASNMLWCKSLTDWTKQYDSWMNTPGENSNDLSSIFFDLELVFGEKKIYETIENVILKDLEHNSLFFDFLGNDALRKNSPLTFFKKFALEEEEGPNKNKFDIKTRALMPLIDGARLFALHFKIKGLNNTYLRFKQLAIIDSKNSDIYLNCAEAFLVISKFRVNEGLKNENSGQYINLSELSKLDKEKLKNALAPMKELEELIKSNFKLTQFS from the coding sequence ATGAATACAATTGCAGAAAATATAGCTGACTTTTTGAAAGAATACCCGCCTTTTGACAACTTAACTTTTCAAGAACTATCAGCAATTGCTACAAATATTCGAGTTTTAAATGTCGAAAAAAACGAAACTTTATTCCAAATAAACGATAAACTACATGATTGTTTTTATGTAGTAGCTTCTGGTATAATTCATTTGTCCGTTATCGCCGATGCTGAAGAAACTTTATTAAACAAATGCCATCCTGGTGATATTCTTGGGTTGAGACCATTTTTTGCCAAAAATAATTACATGATGACGGCAAAAGCCCGTGAAGAAAGTATTATTTATGCCATTCCTATTGCTACTTTTAGACCTTTTGTAGCCAATAATCCTGATGTTTTAAACTTTCTTCTTGAAAGTTTTGCGACCAATACCTGGAACCCAAAAGATAAAGAAAATCCAAGAGGTAAATTAAGTAGCGACAATGTGGTTTATATTGACCAGAAGTCTGAAATGCAATACTTCCAATCACTTACCTACAATAGATCGCCACTTACCGCAACCATAAATGATACTGCCAAAGATGTCGCCTTACGAATGACTGAAAACATGAGTACCAGTGTTATTATTTGTGACAATCAGTTACCTATCGGTATAGTAACACATACTGATTTATGTTCAAAAATAGCAACCGGACTGTTTCCTCTTAGCGTTACTATGAAAGCCATCATGTCTTCACCGGTTGTAACTGTAGTTGAAAATGTCTCATTGGCTGAAGCACAACTTGTGATGCTAAAAAACAGTGTAACCCATTTATGTGTTACTTCAGACGGAACAGATAAATCTCCTGTAAAAGGTGTGATTTCAGAACATGACCTGATTATTGCACAAGCTAATAACCCTGGTGTTTTGATCAAAGAAATAAAAAGATCATCCAGTGCAAAAGATTTAAAACTTATAAGAGACAGATTAACTGAATTAATTCAAAATTCAATTTATAAAAATATTCCGCTTTCTAATATTAACAATATCGCAAGCGAAATAAATTCAGCTATTTTAAAACGAGCGGTAGAATTATCTATTTTGGATTTAGGGTCTCCTCCTGCGCGATTTGCGTGGTTAAGTATCGGAAGTCAAGGACGAAAAGAACAATTATTATTAACCGATCAGGACAGTATATTAATTTTTGAAGATGTAGCTCCTGAAAAATATAGGGACGTAAGAGATTATTTCTTGAAGTTGGCAAAGAGAACAACTGCTACGCTGGAGAAAGTTGGCTACGAATTATGCCCGAATGGTCACATGGCCAGTAATATGCTTTGGTGTAAATCACTGACTGACTGGACAAAACAATACGACAGCTGGATGAATACTCCAGGTGAAAACAGCAATGATCTTAGCAGCATTTTCTTTGATTTGGAACTTGTTTTTGGCGAAAAAAAGATATACGAAACCATAGAAAATGTCATTTTAAAGGATTTGGAACACAACTCTTTATTTTTTGATTTCCTTGGAAACGATGCTTTAAGGAAAAATTCCCCTCTTACCTTTTTCAAAAAATTCGCATTGGAAGAAGAAGAAGGTCCTAATAAAAACAAATTCGACATAAAAACGAGAGCCTTAATGCCTTTAATTGACGGTGCGAGATTATTTGCCTTGCATTTTAAAATAAAAGGGCTTAACAATACTTATCTACGTTTCAAACAATTAGCTATTATTGACTCCAAAAATTCAGATATTTACTTAAATTGCGCTGAAGCATTTTTGGTAATATCTAAATTTAGAGTAAATGAAGGCCTAAAAAATGAAAATTCAGGACAATATATAAACCTGAGTGAACTATCGAAATTAGATAAGGAAAAATTAAAAAATGCCTTAGCCCCAATGAAAGAACTGGAAGAATTAATCAAAAGTAATTTCAAACTAACACAATTTTCTTAA
- a CDS encoding DUF2911 domain-containing protein, with product MKILKNSLLMFLSVFAISFANAQDKPKSPPEKATGTINGATIQINYGSPSVRGRKIWGELVPFDKVWRAGANEATTFETDKDLTIEGSKLPAGKYSFFVIPNEKQCVIVFNKEAKQWGAYKYNDKEDQLRVTVKPKMAKTSTEKLVYTINAKDVVLSWDNWDIGFSVK from the coding sequence ATGAAAATTTTAAAAAACTCATTATTAATGTTTTTGTCGGTTTTTGCGATTTCATTTGCAAATGCACAAGACAAACCAAAGAGTCCACCTGAAAAAGCAACAGGAACAATCAATGGAGCTACAATCCAAATCAATTATGGAAGTCCTTCTGTAAGAGGACGAAAAATTTGGGGCGAATTAGTTCCTTTTGACAAAGTTTGGAGAGCCGGTGCTAATGAAGCTACGACATTTGAAACTGATAAAGATCTTACAATTGAAGGTTCAAAATTACCGGCCGGTAAATATTCTTTTTTTGTAATTCCAAATGAAAAGCAATGTGTAATTGTTTTTAATAAAGAAGCTAAACAATGGGGAGCTTATAAATACAATGATAAAGAAGATCAGTTGCGAGTAACTGTTAAACCAAAAATGGCTAAAACAAGTACTGAAAAATTGGTTTACACAATAAATGCTAAAGATGTTGTTTTGAGCTGGGACAATTGGGATATTGGTTTTAGCGTAAAATAA
- a CDS encoding replication initiation factor domain-containing protein, producing the protein MGELSPKTPNNSLNFELITEPFGTKTFANKNIVKYKGEQIGFVLSNPRSNIINDRLNQMQFENHIFYSKSLTEIKNIINELTDVYNLEFFSINRLDIAMDINDKDGYYRDLSNKVTAGAYKLAGRKKSFSVYNELVKGVCINNGFSLGQRSSTKFLRVYNKTLSLEIKEKQHILDFYKANDFENSNVWRFEFQLNASFFTNLKNFGHDKDFFDDNKEKHVLPFEDLTWAIFNYGALVNLVILAQKNFFEIRLNTGKSQTNKEEIVNFIIDFNYLLSIVSNYNPTFLRLKKTHTPSVVKRKRLAKALFREYCANFQNITYIVALNRLLDETNPFDGLPLSVWFIEKMSFYLAEFKELEKMDIKFNYDLFNEQLDLFIE; encoded by the coding sequence ATGGGCGAATTATCACCGAAAACGCCTAATAACTCACTAAATTTTGAATTAATAACAGAGCCATTTGGTACAAAAACATTTGCAAATAAAAACATCGTAAAATACAAAGGTGAGCAAATCGGTTTTGTTTTAAGTAACCCTCGTTCAAATATTATTAACGATCGATTAAACCAAATGCAGTTTGAAAATCACATATTTTACTCTAAATCTTTAACCGAAATAAAAAACATTATAAATGAACTTACCGACGTTTACAATCTTGAATTTTTTAGTATTAACCGCCTTGATATTGCTATGGATATTAACGACAAAGACGGTTATTATCGTGATTTATCGAATAAAGTTACTGCGGGAGCGTATAAACTTGCTGGACGTAAAAAATCCTTTTCAGTTTACAATGAACTTGTTAAAGGTGTATGCATTAACAATGGTTTTAGTCTTGGTCAGCGTTCTAGTACTAAATTTCTTCGAGTGTATAATAAAACTTTATCACTTGAAATAAAAGAAAAACAGCACATTTTAGATTTTTATAAAGCGAACGATTTTGAGAATTCTAACGTCTGGCGTTTTGAATTTCAATTAAATGCTTCTTTTTTTACGAATCTAAAAAACTTCGGACATGATAAGGATTTCTTCGATGATAATAAAGAAAAACACGTTTTACCGTTTGAGGATTTAACTTGGGCTATTTTTAATTATGGTGCGCTTGTCAACTTGGTTATTTTGGCACAAAAAAACTTTTTTGAAATAAGGCTAAATACTGGTAAAAGCCAAACCAATAAAGAGGAAATTGTAAATTTTATTATTGACTTCAATTATCTTTTATCTATTGTTTCTAATTATAACCCAACTTTTCTAAGGCTTAAAAAAACACATACTCCAAGTGTGGTCAAGCGGAAACGGCTTGCGAAGGCATTGTTTCGGGAGTATTGCGCCAATTTTCAAAATATTACATATATCGTTGCTCTTAATAGGCTTTTGGATGAAACAAACCCTTTTGACGGCTTGCCGTTGTCTGTATGGTTTATAGAAAAAATGTCTTTTTACTTGGCAGAATTTAAAGAGCTTGAAAAAATGGACATTAAATTTAATTATGATCTATTTAACGAACAACTTGATTTATTTATTGAATAA
- a CDS encoding carbohydrate kinase family protein, which yields MDRKLKGVCFGEILFDVFIERKKIGGAPLNVASRLSSLGGDITVISGVGNDADGKILMDYLKNQNINTEAIQVNNGYSTGLVNVILDEKGNASYDIHYPSAWDKIELSAKNISLVKNADFFVYGSLSTRDSVSENTLKQFLSVANYKVFDANLRSPYYDIGKILDLAFEADLLKLNDDELDEIYFYLNADKKSLEQKIEFIAQKTNAKTVCVTLGAHGAILFFENKFYRNFGFKVNVMDTVGSGDSFLAALIINLLGKNNPQYAIDFSCAVGSIVAQSEGANPTITQLEINELLSINP from the coding sequence ATGGACAGAAAATTAAAAGGCGTTTGTTTCGGAGAAATTCTTTTTGATGTTTTTATCGAACGAAAAAAAATAGGCGGAGCCCCACTGAATGTAGCGTCACGATTAAGTTCTTTGGGTGGTGATATTACCGTGATTAGCGGTGTTGGGAACGATGCTGACGGGAAAATATTGATGGATTATTTGAAAAACCAAAACATCAATACTGAAGCAATTCAGGTAAATAACGGTTATTCGACGGGTTTGGTCAATGTGATTTTGGATGAAAAGGGAAATGCTTCCTATGACATACATTATCCATCGGCTTGGGACAAAATTGAGTTATCGGCTAAAAATATTTCCTTGGTAAAAAATGCCGATTTCTTTGTTTACGGAAGCTTGTCCACAAGGGATTCTGTTTCCGAAAACACCTTGAAACAATTTTTGTCTGTTGCAAATTATAAAGTATTTGATGCCAATTTAAGATCGCCATATTACGATATTGGAAAAATTTTAGATTTGGCTTTTGAAGCCGATTTGCTAAAGTTAAACGATGATGAACTTGACGAAATTTATTTTTATTTAAATGCGGATAAAAAATCTTTAGAACAAAAAATTGAATTTATAGCCCAAAAAACCAATGCCAAAACTGTATGTGTGACTTTAGGGGCTCATGGAGCAATTTTATTTTTTGAAAATAAATTTTATCGCAATTTCGGTTTCAAAGTAAATGTTATGGATACTGTTGGTTCCGGAGATTCTTTTTTGGCTGCGCTAATTATAAATTTACTTGGCAAAAATAATCCGCAATATGCAATTGATTTTTCCTGTGCTGTTGGATCGATTGTGGCACAAAGCGAAGGAGCCAATCCAACAATAACGCAATTGGAAATAAATGAATTATTGTCTATAAATCCTTGA
- a CDS encoding SRPBCC family protein, protein MASEILSTNPDCEIVTIRTINFPIELAFKAWTDPDHLKNWWGPKGFTNTFNEYDLRPGGRWSFIMHGPDKGNYPNEVEFIKIDKPNLIYWKRHSKPLFRVLATFEEVAENQIKIIFKMLFDTPEECNKLKGFVIDKNEENFDRLEVELTKMA, encoded by the coding sequence ATGGCATCGGAAATTCTCTCAACAAATCCAGATTGCGAAATTGTAACTATCAGAACTATAAATTTCCCGATAGAGTTGGCTTTCAAAGCATGGACGGATCCGGATCATTTAAAAAATTGGTGGGGACCGAAAGGATTTACTAATACTTTCAACGAATACGATTTGCGTCCGGGCGGAAGATGGAGCTTCATCATGCATGGACCAGATAAAGGAAATTACCCCAATGAAGTCGAATTTATAAAAATCGACAAACCCAATCTTATTTATTGGAAACGCCATTCCAAACCGCTTTTCAGGGTTCTTGCCACATTTGAAGAAGTTGCTGAAAATCAAATAAAAATTATTTTCAAAATGCTTTTTGACACACCTGAAGAATGCAACAAATTAAAAGGATTTGTCATCGATAAAAATGAAGAGAATTTCGATAGACTTGAAGTAGAATTGACCAAAATGGCATAA